The following proteins are co-located in the Heteronotia binoei isolate CCM8104 ecotype False Entrance Well chromosome 8, APGP_CSIRO_Hbin_v1, whole genome shotgun sequence genome:
- the GOLT1B gene encoding vesicle transport protein GOT1B, which translates to MISLTDTQKIGMGLTGFGVFFLFFGMILFFDKALLAIGNVLFVAGLAFVIGLERTFRFFFQKHKMKASGFFLGGVLVVLIGWPLIGMVLEIYGFFLLFRGFFPVVVGFIRRVPVLGYLLNLPGISSLVDKVGESNNMV; encoded by the exons AAATCGGAATGGGACTTACGGGTTTTGGAgtgtttttccttttctttggaaTGATCCTATTTTTTGACAAAGCGCTTTTGGCTATTGGAAAC GTTTTATTTGTGGCTGGCCTGGCTTTCGTGATTGGTTTAGAAAGGACATTCAGATTCTTCTTCCAGAAGCACAAAATGAAAGCCTCTGGCTTCTTTCTGGGAGGAGTACTTGTGGTTCTTATTGGTTGGCCCTTGATAGGAATGGTCCTTGAAATTTATGGATTCTTCCTCTTATTCCG GGGCTTTTTCCCTGTGGTGGTCGGTTTTATCAGAAGAGTGCCAGTTCTTGGCTACCTCTTGAATTTACCTGGTATAAGTTCA CTCGTAGATAAAGTCGGAGAAAGCAACAACATGGTATAA